A stretch of DNA from Candidatus Neomarinimicrobiota bacterium:
TACAATCCGCCTGTGGTGAATCACCAGCTCGGCATCAGAGCCAGCTACATTAAGCAAGCCCGCCAGGTGGGGGCCACGCTACTCAAGAATGATATTTCAACTATTGTATTTGCTCTCAGCCGTCTCAATGTGGAGATTCTCACCAAGTATCTGAAAGATGAATTCGAGTCCTCGCGGGAGAGGCTCGCTTCCGGTGAAGTGGTGGCTGGTTATCGCGGCGGCTATCTGCCAAACCGGCGGCGGGAGATCGAAAAGGGGCTACGCACTGGAGAGATCAAGGGCGTTGTGGCGACGAACGCTCTGGAGCTCGGGATAGACATCGGCAGTCTCGATGCGGCGGTCTTAGCGGGCTACCCCGGGACTATAGCCTCCACGTGGCAGCAGGCGGGCCGTGCCGGAAGGCGTGGGCGGACGGCTGTTGCGGTCCTCATTGCCCGCTCCAATCCCCTCGACCAGTTTCTCATGTCGAGTCCCGACTACTTCTTCGGTTCATCTGTGGAACACGCCCGCATCAATCCCGATAACCTCACCATCCTCGTGGATCACATGAAGTGTGCCGCTTTCGAACTTCCCTTCCGGAAGAGAGAAGCCTTTGGCGAGGTGACCGCCGGAGCTGTAAACGATATTCTGGAGTTTCTGGCGGAGGGGAGCGTGGTCCATCTGGAAGGCGATCAGTGGCACTGGATGGAAGATGTCTATCCGGCGGTGAATGTATCCTTGAGGCGGATTGAGAAAGGAAACTTCGTGGTGGTGAAACGGGGTGACGAATCGAAGATCATTGCGGAAGTGGACTACACCAGTTCTATCACCACCATTTATCCCGACGCTATCTATATGACCGACGGCAGAGAGTATATCGTGGACGATCTGGACTGGGACGGACGAAAGGCTATCGTGCGCAACACCGATTCTGACTACTACACCGACGCCATCGATTACACCAACGTGAAGGTGCTGGATGAGTTTGAGAGTCGCCGGGCGGCGAAAGTGGATGTCTCGCTGGGCGAGGTTCAGGTGATGACCCGAGCGGTGGGGTTCAAGAAGATCAAATTCTACACCATGGAGAATGTGGGCTACGGCGACATCAACCTCCCCGACATGGAGATGCACACAACCGCCTACTGGTTCACGCTGCCGGAAGAGCTTCTCTCTCACTTGTCATACTCGCGCACGGACATTGTGGACGGCGTTCTGGGGCTTGTCAATGCCCTCCACTACATCTGCGCTCTGAACCTCATGTGCACGGTCCACGATATCTACCGCTCCGTGGGGGACAAGTCGGCGGAGTGGTACGTTCGCAACGTCTTCGGAGACCGGGGACTCTATTCTGCGGAAGGCGCCGATCTTGCAGGAAAACAGGTGTCGCCCGGTACTCTTACACGCTTCCAGCCTACCATCTTTATTTATGACAACTACCAGGGCGGTGTTGGATTCAGTCAGCAGCTTTACGACAGTCATGAAGAGCTGTTAACGCAGACACATTCTCTCATCTCGAAGTGTATGTGCAAAAGCGGCTGTCCATCATGTGTGGGGCCAGCGGCGGAAGTGGGGGAGAAGAGCAGGGATGTAAGCCTGGCTATCCTTGAAGCGGCTGGGTACAGATGAAACAGCTCTTGTGATGATTTACTGTCCGGGTGAGTTGTGAAATCGAAACGGAACGCCGCCGGTCTTCTGATACTTTGCTTCTTAGTGTGTCAGCCGCTTTTCACACGGGGACAGTCTCTCAGAAGTCATGCGAAGAGCTATCCGCGCTACCTCATCAATGGTGCCGTTGAGGTTGTTAGCGACATAACGAGCCAGGTGATTCTTGGGGCCGCCGCCGTGTCAGTCATTGCACTGCATCGCTACGACTGGGCAGTCAGAGATTACAGTCAAGACAACGGTCTGATGGCAAATGAACTGTCGCACAGGCTTGACAAGTACGGCGGCGGCTGGGCCTATCCTGCCCTGCTGCTGGGGGTTGGACTGGAATCGATGGGGAGAGATGATGCAGCAGCGAGGGTGAAATACGCCTTCACTTCTCTGGCTGTGACGGGATTGTCCACTGACTTGATCAAGAGAGCCAGCGCACGGCACAGACCTGACGGCAGCGATGCTCGTTCTTTTCCTTCTGGTCACACATCGGGAAGTTTCGCGGTGGCAGCGGTGGTGGATGAGTTGTACGGGCATTGGCTGGGATATCCGGCCTATGTGGTGGCTGCATTGGTAGGCGCTCACCGAATCCATGCAGATAAGCACTGGCTCACGGACGTCATCGCCGGGGCGGCTCTTGGCACTGTCATTGGCCGAGGGTTCAGCATCGTCTACAGGGAAGAGGCGGTGAATGATCAGATCGGCGTTGTGCCGTGGGCGACAAACAGAACAGTAAGTTTCAGGATAATAATTCCTATCAATTAAAAGAACGGGTGATGGATAAACAGAAGATTCAGATTTCAGACATCTACAGGTTTAAGTTTGTGAGCGATCCGCAGATCTCGCCGGACGGAAGCCGAGTTGTTTTTGTTGTGGAGACCATGCACAAGGCGGATAAAAAGTACTATATGAACCTCTGGCTGGTACCATCAGCTGGGGGAAGAGCGCGGAAGCTGTCTCACGGGAAGAAGAATGACACCTCTCCGCGCTGGTCTCCTGATGGTGAGACCGTCGCCTTCATCTCGAAACGTAACGAGGCGAGCCAGATCTGGTTCTTGCCCATGGCGGGTGGAGAGGCGCGGCAGTTGACGAAGCTCCCCAAGGGGAAGGTGAGTGCTATCAGATGGTCCCCCCATGGGAAAGAGATCGGTTTCCTGTTTCACCCCTTTGGCAAGGAGGTCACTTTCGATAAGAAGGGCAAGCCCGAGATGCCGGTCTACCGCCATATCAGAGACATGTGGTATCGCTTTGACGGAGAAGGTTTCTTTGACAGCGAATTCACTCATGTATGGGTTGCCAATGCGACTACAGGTGCGGCACGGCAGGTGGTGAAGGGGGAATGGCACGACACTTACTTTGACTGGTCCCCGGACGGCAGGAAGGTCGCCTTCATTTCCAACCGGCGGAAAGAGTGGCAGCACCGGCTCGAAGAAGATGAACTTTATCTGGTGTCAGCTAAGGGTAGTCCCGTGAGGAGAATCCCGACCCCGGCCGGGCCGAAGGAAGGTCTCTCCTTTTCTCCCGATGGTAAGAGGCTCGCATTCTTCGGTCACACGGAACCGTACTCAGGCTGGGGAGCTGTCAACTACACTGTCAGGACCATCGGCTTGAATGGGAAGAATTATAGGAGCCACACAGGCAAGATGGATCGGATGGCGTTCCCAGTGACTCTCGGCGATCTGACACCGAGCTTTGTGGTGGTGCCGCCGGCGTGGAACGCAGAGGGAAGGGATATCTACTTCACTGTCAGTTCGGAGGGGGGGTCGCCGTTATGCAGGGTTGACACTGGAGACGGCAGTATTGAGACGGTGACGGATGAAAAGGTGGTAGTTTCCTTCTCGCTTGACAGTGCCGGTCAGAAATTGGTGTTGCACGGCGGACAGATGGAAACTCCTGATGAGATTTACACGATTGATTTGAGGGAG
This window harbors:
- a CDS encoding DEAD/DEAH box helicase produces the protein MEPHTDVSRILDFLKSHPEIGPHIEHVHHIPASEGQYVDFPDDLDGRIVQAVQSRGIEQLYSHQRACWDHISDGDNIVVVTPTASGKTLCYNLPVLQSALNDPGAKVLYLFPTKALSQDQVAELNEVVDETGEPVKVYTFDGDTPQSARQAIRKQGNVVVTNPDMLHQGILPHHTKWISLFQNLKYVVIDELHIYRGVFGSHMANLIRRLKRVCEFHGSSPQFIGCSATIANPREHAEALTESEMTLVDQSGSPRSEKYFIFYNPPVVNHQLGIRASYIKQARQVGATLLKNDISTIVFALSRLNVEILTKYLKDEFESSRERLASGEVVAGYRGGYLPNRRREIEKGLRTGEIKGVVATNALELGIDIGSLDAAVLAGYPGTIASTWQQAGRAGRRGRTAVAVLIARSNPLDQFLMSSPDYFFGSSVEHARINPDNLTILVDHMKCAAFELPFRKREAFGEVTAGAVNDILEFLAEGSVVHLEGDQWHWMEDVYPAVNVSLRRIEKGNFVVVKRGDESKIIAEVDYTSSITTIYPDAIYMTDGREYIVDDLDWDGRKAIVRNTDSDYYTDAIDYTNVKVLDEFESRRAAKVDVSLGEVQVMTRAVGFKKIKFYTMENVGYGDINLPDMEMHTTAYWFTLPEELLSHLSYSRTDIVDGVLGLVNALHYICALNLMCTVHDIYRSVGDKSAEWYVRNVFGDRGLYSAEGADLAGKQVSPGTLTRFQPTIFIYDNYQGGVGFSQQLYDSHEELLTQTHSLISKCMCKSGCPSCVGPAAEVGEKSRDVSLAILEAAGYR
- a CDS encoding S9 family peptidase; this translates as MDKQKIQISDIYRFKFVSDPQISPDGSRVVFVVETMHKADKKYYMNLWLVPSAGGRARKLSHGKKNDTSPRWSPDGETVAFISKRNEASQIWFLPMAGGEARQLTKLPKGKVSAIRWSPHGKEIGFLFHPFGKEVTFDKKGKPEMPVYRHIRDMWYRFDGEGFFDSEFTHVWVANATTGAARQVVKGEWHDTYFDWSPDGRKVAFISNRRKEWQHRLEEDELYLVSAKGSPVRRIPTPAGPKEGLSFSPDGKRLAFFGHTEPYSGWGAVNYTVRTIGLNGKNYRSHTGKMDRMAFPVTLGDLTPSFVVVPPAWNAEGRDIYFTVSSEGGSPLCRVDTGDGSIETVTDEKVVVSFSLDSAGQKLVLHGGQMETPDEIYTIDLRERAVRQVSRLNQPYVRSRQFNLPEEVWFKSGRTDIHGWILKPPGFSTRRKYPFILQIHGGPRCQYGRLFFHEMHVLAAAGYVVMYTNPRGSQGYGYKFADAITGKWAEPAFKDLMAAVDYAFSLGYIDEKRMGVTGGSYGGYMTNWIVTHTNRFSAAVTQRSVSDLSSMFGTSDLGFDMAWEFKTTPWDCHDLYRKWSPISYIKQCRTPLLIIHSEHDWRCNVEQDDQMYMALKFLKREVEYVRFPEEPHGLSRHGRPDRREARLKFMVGWFDRYLK
- a CDS encoding phosphatase PAP2 family protein, with the protein product MKSKRNAAGLLILCFLVCQPLFTRGQSLRSHAKSYPRYLINGAVEVVSDITSQVILGAAAVSVIALHRYDWAVRDYSQDNGLMANELSHRLDKYGGGWAYPALLLGVGLESMGRDDAAARVKYAFTSLAVTGLSTDLIKRASARHRPDGSDARSFPSGHTSGSFAVAAVVDELYGHWLGYPAYVVAALVGAHRIHADKHWLTDVIAGAALGTVIGRGFSIVYREEAVNDQIGVVPWATNRTVSFRIIIPIN